The following proteins are co-located in the Microcystis wesenbergii NRERC-220 genome:
- a CDS encoding ArnT family glycosyltransferase, with the protein MLAFKSWTEKILLLIFAVCLIHSLWAISRGWNNPLIDAHAFRQTQTAISVFYLLKGSPWLAYETPVLGVPWSIPLEFPLYQGIVAILVKLLQTPIDQTGRFVSAFFFYLSLIPIYVILSYLQVARAFRWLFLSLFLASPLYLFWARTFMIESTALFFSLAYLACIAVYFRYKSPIIALLACLFGIAASLTKVTTMAGFLILACVWIGINWFKKDSSRNLAKDLLIPVVVFIIIPFLIAKIWVNFTDAQKLLNPMAADFITSKALRDWNFGTIAQKLSRSQWRNYLTRTLNDVFGGLIISVMALVILPIFTSKKLLSYGLSLLFILTVAIFTNLHFVHNYYPYANAIFLLGASGFTIMGLIEKQRKIWQSVGWFFLALILLSQLQFYRAFWHPKTKFYSINYLEIASQVQSITSSDGVLLIYGHQWNSMIPYYSQRRALMIYSEASEEELKNAFSELSRANHQVEAIVFCNETRENREDKKYLNSLYNPNDKPVFSNKRCDIYTTRHGK; encoded by the coding sequence ATGCTTGCTTTTAAATCATGGACTGAGAAAATATTATTGTTAATTTTTGCAGTTTGCTTAATCCATAGTTTGTGGGCGATTAGCAGGGGCTGGAATAATCCTTTGATAGATGCTCACGCCTTTCGTCAAACTCAAACGGCCATCTCGGTCTTTTATTTACTCAAAGGTAGTCCTTGGTTAGCCTATGAAACCCCTGTTTTAGGAGTGCCTTGGTCAATTCCGCTGGAGTTTCCGCTCTATCAAGGAATAGTGGCTATTTTAGTTAAGCTTTTGCAGACTCCCATTGACCAAACTGGTAGATTTGTGAGTGCTTTTTTCTTTTATTTAAGTTTGATTCCTATATATGTAATCCTATCTTATTTACAAGTAGCGCGAGCTTTCCGTTGGCTGTTTTTGAGTTTATTTTTAGCCAGTCCCCTTTATCTGTTTTGGGCCAGAACATTCATGATTGAATCAACCGCCCTATTTTTCTCTTTAGCTTATCTTGCCTGTATTGCTGTTTATTTTCGCTATAAATCGCCAATTATTGCCTTATTAGCCTGTCTTTTTGGAATCGCTGCCAGTCTGACTAAAGTAACGACTATGGCTGGATTTTTAATTTTAGCTTGTGTCTGGATAGGTATTAATTGGTTTAAGAAAGACTCATCTCGTAACTTAGCGAAAGATTTATTGATACCGGTCGTTGTTTTTATAATCATACCCTTCCTTATAGCCAAAATTTGGGTTAACTTTACCGATGCCCAAAAGCTACTCAATCCCATGGCAGCAGATTTTATCACCTCGAAAGCTTTGAGAGATTGGAACTTTGGAACTATCGCTCAAAAATTATCTCGGTCACAGTGGAGAAATTATCTAACTAGGACTCTAAATGACGTTTTTGGCGGATTGATAATCAGCGTTATGGCTTTAGTAATATTACCAATTTTCACCTCAAAAAAGTTACTAAGTTATGGCTTAAGTTTACTATTTATATTGACAGTTGCCATTTTTACCAATTTGCATTTTGTTCACAACTATTATCCCTATGCTAATGCTATCTTTCTCCTCGGTGCTTCTGGATTTACCATCATGGGATTAATAGAGAAACAACGGAAAATTTGGCAGTCTGTAGGCTGGTTTTTCCTAGCTTTAATTTTGTTATCACAACTGCAATTTTATCGAGCTTTCTGGCATCCTAAAACAAAATTTTATAGTATCAATTACTTAGAAATTGCCTCTCAAGTCCAAAGTATTACTTCTTCTGATGGTGTTTTGTTAATCTACGGACATCAATGGAATTCAATGATACCTTACTACAGTCAACGTCGTGCCTTAATGATTTATAGTGAAGCAAGTGAGGAAGAATTAAAAAATGCTTTCTCTGAGTTATCAAGAGCTAATCATCAAGTTGAGGCGATAGTTTTTTGCAACGAAACAAGAGAAAACCGAGAAGATAAAAAATATTTAAATAGCCTGTATAATCCTAATGACAAGCCCGTTTTTTCTAACAAACGTTGTGATATATACACAACAAGACACGGTAAATAA